GGCGGAGAGCAATCCGCCGATGGTGGTGGGAATGAGGCAAACAAACAGGGAGATGAAGGCCGCGATGGTAATGGGCGTTTGCGCGTAATCGGCGAAAGGCTTCAGCGTTACGCAGACGATGATGAACACAAGCGTGAAGCTGGCCAGGAGGATGGTGAGCGCGATTTCGTTGGGGGTTTTCTGCCGCGAGGCGCCTTCCACGAGTGCGATCATTTTGTCGAGGAACGATTCCCCCACGCCCGCGCTCACCCGCACCACGATGCGGTCGCTCAGCACTTTGGTGCCGCCTACCACGGAGCTTTTGTCGCCGCCGGCTTCGCGGATCACGGGGGCGCTTTCGCCGGTGATGGCGGATTCGTCGATGCTCGCCAGGCCTTGCACGATCTCACCGTCGGCGGGGATTACGTCGCCGGCTTCGCAAACGAACAGGTCACCTTTTTGCAGCCGGGAGCTGGGTACCACTTTAATTTCGTCGGTGAAGATTTCTCCAACCGTGAGGATTCTCTTTGCCGGGGTGTCTTCCCGCGTTCTGCGGAGGCTTTCGGCCTGTGCCTTTCCGCGTGCTTCTGCGATGGCTTCCGCGAAGTTGCCGAATAGTACCGTCAACAGTAATACAATGAACACGGTGAAGTTATAGCCGAAAGAGCCCTGGGAGGCATCGTGGCTGATGCCGGCATAAACCGTTACGATCAGCATGACGATCGTTCCAAGCAAAACCGTGAACATGACGGGATTCCGGACGAGGAGGCGCGGGTTCAGCTTCACGAAGGATTGCGCGAGCGCTTCCCTCACCAGTGCCGCCGGAAACAGTGTATTGTCTTTCGTTTTCATTTTCTTTTGCGTTTGCATGCGTTAGTACAGGGAGAAATATTCGGCGATGGGGCCCAGCGCCAGCGCGGGGAAGAAGGCCAACGCGGCGATGATCGCGATCACGGCGAATGTCATGATGCCGAAAGTGGCCGTGTCTGTCCGCAGTGTGCCGGCGGATTCGGGGACGTATTGCTTCGAAGCCAGGAGTCCCGCGATCGCTACCGGGCCGATAATAGGCAGGAAGCGCGACAGGATGAGTACAAAACCGGTGGTCACGTTCCAGAAAATGTTATTATCCGTCAGCCCTTCGAACCCCGAACCGTTGTTGGCCGCGGCGGAGGTGTATTCATACATCATTTCCGAAAAACCGTGGTGACCTGGGTTATTAAGCCATGCGCCCGGCTGCGTGGCCCAGCCCGCGCCCCATCCGTGCGCGATGGCATAGGACGACAGCGCCGTGCCCGCGAGGATCAGCAGCGGATGCAGTAAGGCTACGATCGCCGCGATCTTCATTTCCCGCGCTTCCACTTTATGCCCCAGGAATTCCGGCGTACGCCCTACCATGAGGCCCGATATGAACACGGCAATGATGATGAATACGAAGTAGTTGAGAATACCCACACCGCAGCCGCCATAGAAGCAGTTGGCCATCATGGCGATCAGCTCCATCATGCCGGTCATGGGCATGGTGCTGTCGTGGAAACCGTTCACCGATCCGGTGGAAACGATGGTGGTAATGGTGCTCCAGTAGGCGGTGGCCATCGGCCCGAAACGGACCTCCTTGCCTTCCATGGCGCCGGTGGCCTGCGTGATGCCCATCTGGGATATTGCGGGGTTGCCGCCGGTTTCGGACAGGATAGCAGGGATCATCAGCGCGAGCATCCCGACGGTCATCACCCCGAAAATGACATACGCGAATTTCCTCCGCCGGATAAAGAAACCCAACGCAAACACCATCGCGATGGGGATGATCAGCTGTGCGATGGCCTCGGTCATATTGGTGAGGTAATCCGGATTTTCGAGCGGGTGGATGCTGTTGGCACCGAACCATCCGCCGCCGTTGGTTCCCAGGTGCTTAATGGCGATCATGCCGGCCGCTGGCCCGCGTGACACCTGCACGGTATCGCCCTGCACCGTCACGATGGTATCTTTCCCGGCGAAGCTGGCGGGCGTACCGCGGAAAGCCAGGATGCCGGCGATCACGATGCAAAGGGGTAGCAATATGCGGGTGGTGGTTTTCAGCAGGTGGTCCCAAAAGTTGCCCAACTGGGTGGTGGTTTTCTCGCGAAGAGCTTTGAAAACCGCCACCAGCGCAGCGATCCCCGTTGCCGCGCTCACAAACTGCAGGAATGTAACCACGAACAATTGCGTAAAATAAGTTAACCCGGATTCACCGGAGTAGTGTTGCAGGTTGCAGTTAACCAGGAAGCTGATGGCAGTGTTGAAAGCCAGGTCTGGCGTTTGCGCCGCGTTGTGGTCGGGGTTGAGGGGAAGCCTGTCCTGGAAGATCAGCAGGAAAAAGGCATATACGAACCATAGCATATTGATGGTCAGCAGGGCTTTCAGGTGCTGCTTCCAGTTCATCTCCTCCTTCGGATCGATGCCGCAGAACCGGTAAATCCCCTGTTCCAGCGGTGCCATGAACTCCAGCAGGGTCCGCTGTCCCGCGAAAACCTTCGCGATGTAACGGCCGAGCGGTATGGCGACCAGGAGCGTAATGGCATAAGTGGCGATAATGCCTGATAGTTCGGTGTTCATTGTCAGGTTTAATTGATAACTCAGAATTTTTCAGGTTTCAGCAACACGTAAATCATGTAACCGAAAACCAACAGGGATAAAATGAAAAGTGCGTTCATCATGGCTTGCGTTTTAAATCTTGTCGAAGAAGTCTACCGATGCGAAAAACAGCCAGAAACAAATAAGCCCGGCGAGCAGTAATACGAGTGTCAGCATTGTGAATTGTTTAAGATGAATTGACGGCGGACGTTTTGCAGCGAAACCGGCAGCAACGATTTCACCGGCGCGTTCAGCAGCGGCGACAATCCAAACAAAAACACCGATTCGATCGCGTCTTTCAATATGCGGCTGCCGTTTTTATACAGCACGCCTGCCAGGGAAAAGCACTTCCTGATCTCGGGGAGTTCGTCGTTGCGGATCATCCGCCGTGTATAAGCCGTAAAAGCCTGGATTACTTTCGCTGGCGCGCCGGTGCCTTCGTTGCGAAGTCCGGGGATTTGTTGCACCAGCAGGAGATGGATTTTAGCATCCGGTAACATGATATGAGGTTTTGCCCGGTGTATGCCAGCGGAATGCCAACAACGCCAGAACCACCATAATCACATCATTATCAATAAAATAAGAAGCCGGCATACCTTTTCAGGCGTGTCGGCACCATGCAAAAACGGAAGGGTTGTTTGCAAAAATCGAAATTTCGTCAGCGGATATTGTACTCTTTGATCTTGTTATATAAAGTGGTGAGCCCGATCTGCAGCATTTCCGCCGCGCGGGTCTTATTCCCGTTCACGGCATGCAACACCCGGGCGATGTGCTTCCTCTCCATATCGGCGAGGCTCAGTGGGGCGGGACCGTCATTTTCAGGATGGGAGAATTCAAGTGGGAGCAGGTCAGTGCCGAGCTCGGGACCATCGGACAGAATCACGGCCCTTTCGATGACGTTCCTAAGTTCGCGGATATTGCCGCGCCAGTGGTGGTTTTCCAGCGCCTGGCGGAAGGCTCCCGACATACCTGTGATACGTTTGTTGTTTTTGGGGCCGAGTTGGGAGAGGAAATATTGTGCGAGCAGGGGCACATCTTCCCTGCGTTCGTTGAGCGAAGGCAGGTGAATCTGGAAGGCGCAAAGACGGTAAAATAAATCCGCGCGGAATGTGCCTTTCTCGGATTCCTTCTCCAGGTCGCGGTTGGTGGCGGCGATGATGCGGATATCCACTTTCATCGGTTTGGAGTCGCCGACTTTATAGAATTCGCGGGTCTCCAGTACGCGGAGCAGCTTGGCTTGCAGATCGAGCGCCATTTCACCGATTTCGTCGAGGAAGATGGTGCCGTTGCTGGCTTCTTCCAGGAAACCTTTTTTGTCTTTAACGGCGCCGGTAAACGCACCGGCTTTATGGCCGAAAAGCTCGCTTTCGAGGATTTCCTTCCCGAAGGCGCTGCAATTCACCGCCACGAACGGCTGCGCGGTGCGCGCGCTGGCGCGGTGGATGGCCTGGGCGAAAACTTCCTTCCCGGAACCCGTTTCTCCGAGCAATAACACCGTGGCATCGGTGGCCGCAACTTTGCGGGAGAGGTTCACCGCGTCGAGGATACGCGGCGATTTGCCGATCACCTGCGAGAAGTCGTGCTTGCCGCCCAGCCTCTCTTCCAGCGAACGCACCCTGAACTGGAGGCGCGCTTTGTCCATGGCTTTGCTCACCAGCGGCAGGATGCGGTTGTTGTCATCGCCTTTGGTGAGATAATCGAACGCACCGTTTTTGATGGCCTGCACCCCGTCGGCAATGTTGCCGTAGGCGGTGAGCACGATGATTTCGATATCAGGATGGGAGGATTTCAACTGGGCTGTCAGTTCCACGCCGTTTCCGTCCGGCAGTTTGACGTCGGAAAGGATGACATGGATGTCGGATTTGTCGAGGATTTTCCGGGCAGACCGTACGTCCTGCGCTTCGAGTATGGTGTACCCTTCCAGCGTGAGGAGGCGGGCGAGGAGTTTCCGCAATTGAGCTTCATCGTCGATGATGAGGATCGTGCCTTGTTGGGTCATGGGAGCAAATGTAGCGCAAAAAAACCGGGTCAGGCAATGCCCTTCCCGGTCCGTTCCCGTTGATGCTATTCTTTCCGCCTAACCGGCGTCTTCTGTTTTCTGGTTCCGTTTAACGGAGATGGCACCGATCACCGTGCCCAATACACCCAGTGTAAAATTCGCGAACACGATATTCGTGACCATAAAGATCCAGAAGCCCTGCCTCGTTTGTACACTGTATTCGTTGATGCGCGCTTCTTCCATCGTTGTATTCAACGTCGCCGGATCGGTGGGCACCGTGATGAGATGGAAAAGCAGGGTCACGCTCGCCACCATGATGGTGGCCAGCAAAGTCGTGATTAGGCCGGTCAGCCCGAGCTGATACAGCGAAGCCGCTCCGCCCAGCGTACTATTGGCGTGAATGACGGACAGCATGACCCCAAGAAAGATAATGCCGTTAATAATATAGCCCGTCCATAAGTCGGAGAACCAATGTGTCAGGTAAAAAATCCCGGCGAGTGCCACGCACACGGCCGTGATGATGAAGCTGTATACCCAAACCAGCCTGAGTATCGAGGATTGTTCGGCTCTAGCCATAGGATTGCGGATTTGGTGAAGAATCGCCGTTGCCGGCATTTACACGGTTACCAATTCAATTGGCATGCCATTGCACCGGATTCTTACCCCTATTTTTAACAAAATGCAATCCCACAGCCGTTTATCATTACCCTTCCGTGACTTTCAGTATGGCCTTCAGATCGTTCTTGGCGGTGAGGATATTGGCCCACAGGTCGCCCTTTTTGTCCAGTCTTTTCCCGATGTTGCCCATGTGGTAATCTTCCATTCGCAGTTTTTTCGTCACTTCCTTCCATTCCAGCGGCGCGGAAACGGTAGCGCCAGGCTTCGGGCGGACGGAATAGGGAGCTGCAACGGTTTGCCCCGACCGGTTCTGGAGGAAGTCGATGTATACCATCTCTTTCCGTTTGGATTTCGTGCGAATGATGCTCGTGGTTTCGGGCAGCCGTGCATTCACTTCCGTAGCCACGAACTCCGCAAACAGCTTGCAGGTATCGAACGGGTGTTTGGCGCCGGTGGGAATATAGATGTGCATCCCCCGCGAGCCGGAAGTCTTTACAAAAGAATCAATTCCCCGGGACTCCAGCACCTTCCGCACTTCGATCGCCGTTGTTATCACATGTTCGAAAGCGATATCGTTAGGATCGAGGTCGATGACGATGAAATCAGGATACTCGGGCTTCCGGAACCGCGACAGCCAGGGATTGATTTCTATGCAACCGAGGTTCACCATCCAGGCGAGCGTGGCTTCGTTGTTGCAAACGAGGTAATCGATCGTGCGGTTAGAAGATTCCGACCATACCTGGGCGGTCTTCAGCCACGAAGGGACTGATTCCAGGTCAAGGTCCTTCTGGAAAAAATTCGGCCCGGCGATGCCGTTCGGGAAGCGGTTCAGGCTGAGGGCACGGTCTTTCAGATGCGGGAGGATCACTTCCGCCACCGACAGGTAATAATCCACCAGCGCGCCCTTCGTGATCTTTTCGTTGGGCCAGTAAATTTTCTGCTGATTGGTAAGCGTAACGCTCTTCCCGTTCAATTTGAGCACCCTTTCCTTTTCGGCCGGCGCGGCGGTTTCTTTTTTGGCGGATCCTTTCATATCTACAGGTTTTGACGCCGGCGCGTGGCGCGGCTTTTCACGGATAACGGATTTGGCGGGCTTATCGTCGCGCAGGGCGATGAAGATCGGTTGGCGCAGGTGGCCGTTGTTGGTCCATTCGGAGAATTTCACTTCACACACCAGTTGTGGTTTCAACCAGGTAACGGGCATGTTCGTTTTGATTTTTCCCTTGAAAGGAGACGTGTTCGTCACCAGCGGCTGGAGTTTGGTGTGAAGATCTTTGAGCCCTGTTTCGTTGAAGCCACCTCCGCAATGACCGATGTACCGCATCGCGCCGTTTTCATAGACGCCGAGAATGAGTGCGCCGATATTCTTGCGGCTGCCGCGCGGCGCCGTGAACCCGCAGATGACGGCTTCCTGGCGGTTGAGTACTTTCACTTTGAGCCAGTTGAGAGAACGGCCCCCCTCTGCATAGGTGCTTCCGCCATTCTTGGCGATCACTCCTTCCCAGCCGGCTTTCCGTGCTTTTTCAAACTGCTGTATCCCTTTCCCTTCCACATGCCCGGAAAACTTCACCGCAGGATCGCCCAGCTGATCAACGATCTGCTTCAACAAGGTTTTCCTTTCCAGCAGGGTGAGGTCTTCCAGCGAATGCCCGTCGAGGTATAGCAGGTCGAAAACTACGTACGTGAGCTTGCCTTTGCGGGTGGTTTTGAAGTTCTGCAGCGCCTGGAAATCGGATTTTCCACCTTTCCCGGGGATGATTACCTCTCCATCGAGCACAACGTTGTGGGGAATCCTCTCTACAGCGGCAACGACCGGCGCATATATTTCATTGAAAGACAACTTATTGCGCGAATATAATGCAGCCTCCCCGTCTTCTACCTGGGCAATGGCGCGGTATCCGTCCCACTTCGTCTCGAAAATCCAGCCGGGGCGGTCGAAAGGCGCGTCTACGAGCGTAGCGAGCATCGGCTTGTAGAATTCCTTCATCGGTTCACCTTCCTGGGCTTTTTTTTACCGGTTGATGCGGCGGCTTTTTTCGGTACGGCTTTTTTTGCAGCTGCCTTTTTCGGAGAAGCCGCTTTTTTTGTCGCTGCCTTTTTCGGTGCAGCAGCCTTCTTAGCCCCGGCTTTGGCCTCAGGCTTCGTATTCTGCGGACCTTTTAGCTTGTTGATAACCGATTTGGGTGTATGATCCTCGCTGTCGTAGGGATCGTGTACGGCGTATTTATCGTTGTGCTTGATGAGCAGCCAGGCATTCTCGTCCCGGCCGTTCTGCATCTTTACCAGCGCGAATTCTCCTTTCAACTTTTTACCGTGCAGCACCACTTTCAGGCTGCCGGATTTCCATTCGCGCAGCGCCTCCTTGTCAAATGGTTTGCCGTTGGATTCGAGCAGCTCGTATGTTCCCTTATCCCAGATATACACATAGCCGGCGCCATAGTTCCCCGGCGGAATTTCGCCCTGGAAGTCTTTATAATCGTAGGGATGATCCTCCACTTCCATGGCCAGCCGCTTATCCGAAGGGTTGAGCGACGGCCCCTTCGGCACCGCCCAGCTTTTCAGGACGCCGTCCATTTCCAGGCGGAAGTCGTAATGGAGGCGCGTGGCGTGATGCCGCTGTATCACGAAAATGTGCTTTTCGTCCTTCGCGGCTTTGCCGGCTGCGGGCTCGCGCGTTTGTTTAAAATCCCTTTTCTGCTTGTATTTCGCTAAGCTCATGATACGCGTTTTTTAGATCCCAGGCTGGCTTTCAGCTGTTCGAAAAGATCGGTCCCTTTCGTACTTGTTACCTTCATCTTCTTCACCACGGCGCGCTTGCCGGAGGCTTTCGCTTTGATGATGCGCATCAGTTCTTCGTGGTAAGTATCCTTGTAAGCGGAAATGTCGAAGGTTTCGGTGTAGCTTTCTACCAGTTTCACGGCCATGTCCAGTTCCTTTTTGGGAATGGTTGCTTTATCCGGTAGTTTCAATTCATCGGGTGCTCTCACTTCTTCCCCGAAACGAAGCCGGTGCAGCATGAGATAATCGCCATTGGCCCGCACCACTGCGAGGTGTTCCTGCGTCCGCAGCACGAAAAGCGCCACTCCCACTTTCCGCGTCTTTTCCAACGTTTTCAACAACAATTGGTAGGCCTTCCCGCCGCCCTTATCCGGTTCTATGAAATACGCCGTCTCGAAATACACGGCATCGATCTCATCCGTTCCGGTAAATGACGATATTTCGATGATCTTGCTCTTCTTCGGGCTCGCGTCCTCGTAATCATGCTCATCGAGTACAATATATTTGTCGTTGTAATTGTACGCTTTGACGATATTTTCCCACGCTACTTCCTTCCCCGTTTTCTCGTTAACGCGCTGGAACCGGATCCTGGAATGATCTTTCTTATCCAGCATATCCAGGTCCAGCCGGCTTTCCTGGATGGCGCTATACAATTTAACGGGAATGTTGACAAGGCCGAAGCCGATACTGCCTGACCATATTGCTCTCATAACGGAATGGGTTTAGTCTTACTGTACAACAATCATTATACCACCTGTGTTGCATAAAAAAACCGTCCCGGGAACGGGACGGCCTTGTTTCTTCATATGCATAACTATCGGGGGAATTTGCTTTGTAAGAATTTGATCGCTAATCCTATTCTGCCAACAATCAGGCCATTTTTTGCAGCAGTGGCATGTGATTTGGATTTTGAATAGTAACTAAAAACGACTTTTATGGAAAACCTGAGATCAGATAAACCCACTGAGATGAATACCCTCTCGCAAGTAATGGCGAAGCTCCATTCGAAAGGATACGACAATGAATTCAAGATGAGTGATCACGGCAGGATGCAGCCTGTAGAAGGCGATGAGATCTACAATCCCGGCGATCTGCTGATCATTAAAACGTACCGTTTCGAGGGCGAGTCTGACCCTTCCGACAACTCGGTATTATACCTGTTGGAAGACAAAAACGGCAAAAAGGGCTATGTATTGGATGCTTACGGCGCGTATTCCTCGCACGACGAGGCGGGTTTTGACGAATTCCTGCAAAAGATACCGGTCGAGGATCGTGAAGAACAATTGATCTTCGGCGGACTGTGATGCATGAAATGCACATGAAAAGAACGGCGGCGCCTGCTAAAGGCGCCGCCGTTTTGGTGTATGATGATCTTTAAGGATTTTCAACAGTAGTTTTTCGTCCACATTTTGCCCTGAGTATTTCCCCAATGCGCCGCTTTCGTAGAGTTCCGTGAGCGCGGGGTGGACGTAGTATTTTTTACACACCGCGCGGGTATTCCCCAGTTTCCGGGCTACCTGGTCCAGTACTTCCACGATTTTGCGCTTGCATTCGGCCTGGGACGCGGCCGCCTCACAGGCGGAAAGGAGGTGCAGGGCTTCGAGGGTTCCCGCCCAGGTGCGGAGGTCTTTACAGGTAAAATCTTCGCCGGTGATGTTTTTCAGGTAATCATTGAGCGCGCCGGAATCGAGGCTTTTCACTTCCTTGTTTTCGTAGTATTGAAAAAGTTCCTGGCCGGGGATGTCGCGCACCTTGCGCAGGAGCCGCGACAAGGCGGCGTGGCGCAATTCAATCTTGTGTTCCACGCCTTTTTTCCCTTTGAAGCGGAACAGCGCGGCGTTGCCGTTGAATTGCACGTGTTTATTACGCAAGGTGGTGAGGCCGTAGGAATTGTACTTTTTTTCATATTCCGCGTTGCCCACGCGCATGAGGGTTTCTTCCATCACGCGCATCGCGATGGCGCACACGCGCGGCAGATCGAGCTCGCGGCGGCGGAGATCCTTCGTTACCTGGCGTCGGATTTTCGGCAGCACTTTCCCGAAGGCGAGCAGGCGGTAGAACTTGGTTTCGTTACGGACTTCCGCCCATCGGGTATGGTAGCGGTATTGCCGTCGCCCGAGTGCATCGGTGCCCGTAGCCTGCAGATGCCCGTTGGCATGGGGGCAGATCCAAACATCTTCCCAGGCGGGCGGGAGCACGAGGCCCCTGATGCGGCGGAGCGTTTCCTCATCCGAAATCCGCTTTCCCTGGGCGTCGGTGTAATAAAAACCGCCGCGCATGCGATGCCTCGCAATGCCCGGCGATGCGGGGTTCACATACCGTAAGCGGGCGGCCTGTGCCACGGCGGGCGCGTCAGCCGTTAACAATTTCTCCACCATTGGGGTGCAGGATTTGACCAGTGATATAATTCGCTTCCGCGGAAGCCAGGAAAACATAACAGCCCGCTACTTCGGCGGGCTCGCCAGCGCGCTTGAGCGGTACATCGGACCCAAAGTTGGCCACATGATCCGCCGGGAATGTGGCCGGAATGAGGGGCGTCCAGATGGGCCCGGGGGCCACGCCATTCACCCGGATGCCCTTATCGGCAAGCATCGACGACAATGAACGCGTAAACGACACGATAGCGCCTTTGGTGGCGGCATAATCGACCAGGTGCGCGCTGCCGCGGTAGGCGGTAACCGAAGTGGTGTTGATGATGCTGCCGCCGCGGGGAATGTGGGGCAAAGCGAAGCGCGTAAGGTAGAAATGGGAGAATATGTTGACGGAAAATGTCCGTAAAAGCTGTTCTGCCGTAATATCCCCGAACTTTTTCTGTGGGAACTGCACCGCGGCGTTATTCACCAGGATATCGATCTTCCCGAATTTCCTCACCGTTTGCTTCACGATTTTATCGCAATGCCGTTCCTTACTGATGTCTCCCGGGATGAGGAGCGCCTCGCGCCCCCGTTCCAGCACGCCTTGTGCGGTGGCATCGGCGTCCTCCGTTTCATTGAGGTAAGCGATAGCGACGTGGGCGCCTTGTTCGGCGAAAGCGAATGCGATGGCCCGTCCGATCCCGCTGTCGCCCCCGGTGATGAGCGCCACTTTATCCTGGAGCCTGCCGGCGGCAGGGGACCGGGGCTGCGCGTCGGGGAGCGGGGTCATTTTATGCTCTATCCCCGGTTGGCGGCGCTGCCGTTGTGGCGGACGGAGTGTTTTCTTCTTGTTCGACTTCTGCATACCAGATGTTTTTTACACGATCGATCGGGGTTCAACAATTAAAAGGGCCGTTTCCATGTTCCTTGCAAACATGAAAGCGGCCCTCCAACCGTTGGCGCATCAGTCTTCCGCCAACGCTTCCTCGTTCACCTTGGTCTCGGCGATTTGGGTGAGGAGGGAATCTGTTTCCTTTTCTTCGTCCAGCGTTTGTTCGAGTATGTTGGCGGCTTCGGTATGCCCCATTCTCGTGGCGAGGGTTCTGAGACTGCCGTAAGACGCGATTTCGTAGTGTTCCACTTTCTGCGCGGCGATGATAAGGCCGGCGTCGAGCACGGAGCCCGGATCTTCTTCACTGATTAGTTCCTGTGCTTCGGCTACGAGGCCTTCCATGGCATCGCATTTCTTGCCTATGGCCCGGGCGCCCATCAGGTCGAATATTTCTTCAAGACGGCTTACATGCCCTTTAGTAGCTTCCAGGTGCTCGGCGAACGCATCTACCAGCTCGGCCGTAGTAGCGGCTTTCTGCATTTTAGGAAGCGCTTTCACGAGGTGCTTTTCGGCCCAGTAAATGTCCTTCAGTTCGTCCATGAACAGCTGGTGGAATGGAGAAGATTCCATATCGCCATTGCGCGCAGCAGGTTTGCGGGTTGCAGCAGCTTTCTTCGCCGCGCCATTGCTGCGGCCGTTTGATTTTGCGGAAGCGCCGTTCCGGGAAGCGGTCGTCCTGGTGTTTTTTGTTGCCATAATGCTTGAGGTTTTTCGGGTTTATTTGTTAGGAAACGGGAAGCGGTCGCGTTTGTCGATGATGCTTTCATCTTCCATGCGTTGCTGTCCGACGATATCGGGGGATTTCTCCTGCACGTCGTTGTTTTCTTCGCTTTCCGGAATATCGGGTTTATGTACCTTGTCGCCTTTTTCAGGCCCGCCCTGCCGGGGACCTTTTTCGGGTTTGTCCTGGCGGGGGCCTTGCTCAGGCTCCGATTGCGGGTCGCTGGGTTTGCGGTCAATCTCCCGTTTGGGGATTTCCTGCGGGATGTCCGGGTTTTGCTTATCCGGTTCTTGTCCCAGGCCCGGTTTGGGTTGTCCGCCGCCCTGTCCGCGGTTTTCATCGGGTGGCTGCACGCCCGGCGCGGCCGGGTTCGGGCGGGGGTTCTTGTCGTTCTCGTTTTTCATGCCGGATGATTTTAAGGTTTAACGTTCTTTCTTTTTTATGTCCAAACAGCATTCCAACACCGGGGCACATGTTTTGCGGATAGAGGAGCAACAACAATATCAGTAGCCACAGGAATGCGTTAGGATTATCGGCGCGCCTATTTGAATGCGGGGGTTTTCGTAATTTGGGGGAATGATCGGTGGGATTTCACACATCTTTGTACCGGTTTCCTGTAGAAGGGAGTTTTCAGTATGTAGAAAATCTTGCACATCCAAAACCGGCATCCATAAACAGTTTGAAGGAAATGCACATCAGCATACATAAAAAGATCAGGGTGGGATTTTTTATCGCGTTTACCGCGATCATCGGCGCCAGCGTGGTGTCGTACCTCATCGCCAAAAACCTCATGCACAACGCTTCGCGCCTCCAGCATGCCGTGGAAGTCTCCAAACGCCTGGAGCTCATTTCCCGCCACCTGAAAGACGCCGAGGCCGCCATCCGCGGGTACAACATCACCCATCAACAGGAATTCCTCCACCCCAGCATGTCCGAACGCAGTGTAAAGATCGAAAAGGAATACCGCAAGCTCCGGCAGGTCATCGATGATCCCCCCCAGCAAAAAAATCTCGACACCCTCAAACGCCTCCTCGACATCAAATACGGACAACTCCTCGCCGGCGCCCGCCCGTCCAGCGGCAGCATCTCGGTCAAGGAAGGCGAATTGTCGATGGACCAGATCGACCGCAAAATGCAGGACATGATCAACATCGAAGAAGCGCAGCTCACTGAAAAATCAAGGGCCTTTACCTTCTTCTCCAACCTCTGGATCCCGGTGGTGTTCATCATTTCCCTGATCGCCATCATCATCGGCATCTATTCATATGTTACGCTCAACCGCGAGTTCCGTCTCCAGCTGCACATCGAGTCCAGGATGCGCAGCTACCAGCGGGAGCTGCAGGAAAACATCAA
Above is a genomic segment from Chitinophaga pollutisoli containing:
- a CDS encoding DNA polymerase ligase N-terminal domain-containing protein, with the protein product MSLAKYKQKRDFKQTREPAAGKAAKDEKHIFVIQRHHATRLHYDFRLEMDGVLKSWAVPKGPSLNPSDKRLAMEVEDHPYDYKDFQGEIPPGNYGAGYVYIWDKGTYELLESNGKPFDKEALREWKSGSLKVVLHGKKLKGEFALVKMQNGRDENAWLLIKHNDKYAVHDPYDSEDHTPKSVINKLKGPQNTKPEAKAGAKKAAAPKKAATKKAASPKKAAAKKAVPKKAAASTGKKKPRKVNR
- a CDS encoding sigma-54 dependent transcriptional regulator, which produces MTQQGTILIIDDEAQLRKLLARLLTLEGYTILEAQDVRSARKILDKSDIHVILSDVKLPDGNGVELTAQLKSSHPDIEIIVLTAYGNIADGVQAIKNGAFDYLTKGDDNNRILPLVSKAMDKARLQFRVRSLEERLGGKHDFSQVIGKSPRILDAVNLSRKVAATDATVLLLGETGSGKEVFAQAIHRASARTAQPFVAVNCSAFGKEILESELFGHKAGAFTGAVKDKKGFLEEASNGTIFLDEIGEMALDLQAKLLRVLETREFYKVGDSKPMKVDIRIIAATNRDLEKESEKGTFRADLFYRLCAFQIHLPSLNERREDVPLLAQYFLSQLGPKNNKRITGMSGAFRQALENHHWRGNIRELRNVIERAVILSDGPELGTDLLPLEFSHPENDGPAPLSLADMERKHIARVLHAVNGNKTRAAEMLQIGLTTLYNKIKEYNIR
- a CDS encoding Ku protein codes for the protein MRAIWSGSIGFGLVNIPVKLYSAIQESRLDLDMLDKKDHSRIRFQRVNEKTGKEVAWENIVKAYNYNDKYIVLDEHDYEDASPKKSKIIEISSFTGTDEIDAVYFETAYFIEPDKGGGKAYQLLLKTLEKTRKVGVALFVLRTQEHLAVVRANGDYLMLHRLRFGEEVRAPDELKLPDKATIPKKELDMAVKLVESYTETFDISAYKDTYHEELMRIIKAKASGKRAVVKKMKVTSTKGTDLFEQLKASLGSKKRVS
- a CDS encoding potassium-transporting ATPase subunit F, coding for MMNALFILSLLVFGYMIYVLLKPEKF
- the ligD gene encoding DNA ligase D, with protein sequence MKEFYKPMLATLVDAPFDRPGWIFETKWDGYRAIAQVEDGEAALYSRNKLSFNEIYAPVVAAVERIPHNVVLDGEVIIPGKGGKSDFQALQNFKTTRKGKLTYVVFDLLYLDGHSLEDLTLLERKTLLKQIVDQLGDPAVKFSGHVEGKGIQQFEKARKAGWEGVIAKNGGSTYAEGGRSLNWLKVKVLNRQEAVICGFTAPRGSRKNIGALILGVYENGAMRYIGHCGGGFNETGLKDLHTKLQPLVTNTSPFKGKIKTNMPVTWLKPQLVCEVKFSEWTNNGHLRQPIFIALRDDKPAKSVIREKPRHAPASKPVDMKGSAKKETAAPAEKERVLKLNGKSVTLTNQQKIYWPNEKITKGALVDYYLSVAEVILPHLKDRALSLNRFPNGIAGPNFFQKDLDLESVPSWLKTAQVWSESSNRTIDYLVCNNEATLAWMVNLGCIEINPWLSRFRKPEYPDFIVIDLDPNDIAFEHVITTAIEVRKVLESRGIDSFVKTSGSRGMHIYIPTGAKHPFDTCKLFAEFVATEVNARLPETTSIIRTKSKRKEMVYIDFLQNRSGQTVAAPYSVRPKPGATVSAPLEWKEVTKKLRMEDYHMGNIGKRLDKKGDLWANILTAKNDLKAILKVTEG
- the kdpA gene encoding potassium-transporting ATPase subunit KdpA; its protein translation is MNTELSGIIATYAITLLVAIPLGRYIAKVFAGQRTLLEFMAPLEQGIYRFCGIDPKEEMNWKQHLKALLTINMLWFVYAFFLLIFQDRLPLNPDHNAAQTPDLAFNTAISFLVNCNLQHYSGESGLTYFTQLFVVTFLQFVSAATGIAALVAVFKALREKTTTQLGNFWDHLLKTTTRILLPLCIVIAGILAFRGTPASFAGKDTIVTVQGDTVQVSRGPAAGMIAIKHLGTNGGGWFGANSIHPLENPDYLTNMTEAIAQLIIPIAMVFALGFFIRRRKFAYVIFGVMTVGMLALMIPAILSETGGNPAISQMGITQATGAMEGKEVRFGPMATAYWSTITTIVSTGSVNGFHDSTMPMTGMMELIAMMANCFYGGCGVGILNYFVFIIIAVFISGLMVGRTPEFLGHKVEAREMKIAAIVALLHPLLILAGTALSSYAIAHGWGAGWATQPGAWLNNPGHHGFSEMMYEYTSAAANNGSGFEGLTDNNIFWNVTTGFVLILSRFLPIIGPVAIAGLLASKQYVPESAGTLRTDTATFGIMTFAVIAIIAALAFFPALALGPIAEYFSLY